In Pleurocapsa sp. PCC 7319, the following are encoded in one genomic region:
- a CDS encoding P-loop NTPase, which translates to MGLVENMSDKITPNTFKRKCEIRDSEKHTSKIRVPYLGYIPLDPAVPKYSDRGLPIVLAELSSIFASALNTIIWAIASQITVAALKS; encoded by the coding sequence ATCGGTTTAGTAGAAAATATGAGCGATAAAATTACTCCTAATACATTTAAGCGCAAGTGTGAAATTCGAGACAGTGAAAAACATACGTCTAAAATAAGAGTTCCTTATCTTGGTTATATTCCTTTAGATCCCGCCGTTCCTAAATATAGCGATCGCGGCTTGCCAATTGTTTTAGCTGAACTCTCATCAATATTTGCCAGTGCTTTAAATACAATCATTTGGGCGATCGCATCTCAAATAACCGTTGCGGCGCTCAAATCATGA
- the ndhI gene encoding NAD(P)H-quinone oxidoreductase subunit I: MFNILKPVSNYAKETFQAVKNIGQGLSVTFDHMQRRPVTVQYPYEKLIPSERYRGRIHFEFDKCISCEVCVRVCPINLPVVDWEFDRQVKKKKLKHYSIDFGVCIFCGNCVEYCPTNCLSMTEEYELASYDRHELNYDNVALGRLPYKVTQDPMVTPLREFAYLPEGVVDPHDLPTASQRAGKRPEEIDLNS; encoded by the coding sequence ATGTTTAATATTCTCAAACCAGTTAGTAATTACGCCAAAGAAACCTTTCAAGCAGTAAAAAATATTGGTCAAGGACTTTCTGTTACTTTCGACCATATGCAGCGTCGCCCCGTTACAGTTCAATATCCCTATGAAAAACTAATTCCCTCGGAACGCTATCGAGGTCGAATTCACTTTGAGTTCGATAAATGTATCTCTTGTGAAGTTTGTGTTCGAGTATGCCCGATTAATCTTCCCGTAGTGGATTGGGAATTTGATCGCCAAGTGAAAAAGAAAAAGCTCAAGCACTACAGTATTGACTTTGGTGTCTGTATTTTTTGTGGTAATTGCGTGGAGTATTGTCCAACTAACTGTCTGTCAATGACTGAAGAATACGAGCTAGCTTCCTACGACCGACATGAGTTGAACTACGATAATGTTGCCCTAGGGAGATTGCCCTATAAAGTTACTCAAGACCCGATGGTAACTCCACTACGAGAATTTGCCTATTTACCCGAAGGCGTTGTCGACCCCCATGACTTACCAACCGCAAGCCAAAGAGCGGGCAAGCGTCCTGAAGAAATTGATTTAAATAGTTAA
- a CDS encoding cation-transporting P-type ATPase, whose amino-acid sequence MVQVQLRSNSYYQLSEREVIKCFSSNLEVGLSPEEVASRYEKYGWNELQFKPGKPAWLRFLLQFHQPLLYILLLAGAIKAILGSWTNAAVIWGVTVINAVIGYVQEAQAEGAIASLAKTVTTEVNVLRERQILRIPSQDLVPGDIVLLASGDKVPADLRLLKVRSLQVDESALTGESVPVNKSIKPLPSDTPLAERTNMAYAGSFITFGQGKGIVVATANDTEVGQISQSMEQRVSLTTPLTRKFAKFSRTLLYAVLTLATLTFAIGLGQGESWLYMFEATVALAVSAIPEGLPAVVTITLAIGVNRMARRHAIIRKLPAVEALGSATVICSDKTGTLTENQMTVQSIYVGDEYYAVSGSGYSPKGEISQAIDGKRGSPFEDGLPPGLEQCLVAGILCNDSQLKQTGEDWSVIGDPTEGALIAAAAKASLSQSSLAISQPRLDAIPFESQYQYMATLHDGIAPVIYVKGSVESLMSRCSQAIATDGEIIAFERPQIEQAVAIMARKGLRVLAFAKKKTASHQHSIDHDDIATDLIFLGLQGMIDPPRPEAIAAVHACQTAGIQVKMITGDHITTAQAIARKMGIEKTKWVLAFEGKQLEKMSDRELSQAVEDGSVFARVAPAQKLRLVEALQSKGEIVAMTGDGVNDAPALKQADIGIAMGKGGTEVARESADMLLTDDNFASIEAAVEEGRTVYQNLRKAIAFLLPVNGGESMTILISALLARDLPILSLQVLWLNMINSITMTVPLAFEPKSQGMMEQPPLNPNQPLLTRKLFWRILAVSLFNWILIFGMFEWAKSTTGDIMVARTMAIQSLVAARIIYLLSISQLGTSIANYLRGRTTTIARGAVAEPIIKAPILIVGIIAAVALQIVFSQWGVMNTLFETAPLNFNQWLICLLPMLPMIPMAVLAHSIDPA is encoded by the coding sequence ATGGTGCAAGTACAACTAAGATCGAACTCTTATTATCAACTTTCCGAACGGGAGGTTATCAAATGCTTTAGTAGCAATTTAGAAGTGGGCTTATCCCCAGAAGAAGTCGCTAGTCGCTACGAAAAGTATGGCTGGAATGAACTGCAATTCAAGCCAGGTAAACCAGCGTGGCTAAGATTTCTGCTGCAATTTCATCAACCTTTGCTTTATATTCTATTGCTAGCAGGAGCGATCAAAGCAATCTTAGGTTCATGGACAAATGCAGCCGTGATCTGGGGCGTTACAGTAATTAATGCCGTAATAGGCTATGTGCAAGAAGCCCAAGCAGAAGGAGCGATCGCTTCTCTGGCAAAAACTGTAACCACAGAAGTCAACGTATTACGAGAACGACAAATTCTACGGATTCCCTCCCAGGATTTAGTACCAGGAGATATAGTTTTGTTGGCATCGGGGGATAAAGTTCCCGCAGATTTGAGACTGCTAAAGGTGCGTAGTTTGCAGGTGGATGAATCGGCTTTAACAGGGGAATCTGTTCCAGTAAATAAATCAATAAAACCCTTACCATCAGATACACCCCTCGCAGAAAGGACAAACATGGCATATGCGGGGAGTTTTATCACTTTTGGACAGGGCAAAGGTATAGTTGTCGCCACGGCAAATGACACCGAAGTCGGTCAAATCTCTCAATCGATGGAACAGAGAGTCAGTCTGACTACTCCACTCACTCGAAAGTTTGCCAAATTTAGCCGTACTTTACTCTACGCAGTTTTAACCTTGGCAACCTTAACTTTTGCGATCGGGTTGGGACAGGGTGAATCTTGGCTTTATATGTTTGAAGCTACTGTTGCTCTAGCAGTTAGTGCGATTCCTGAAGGGCTACCCGCAGTAGTTACCATTACCTTAGCAATTGGAGTTAACCGCATGGCACGTCGTCATGCCATTATTCGTAAACTACCTGCTGTTGAAGCTTTGGGGAGTGCTACTGTTATTTGTTCGGATAAAACAGGAACATTGACAGAAAATCAGATGACTGTACAAAGTATTTATGTGGGAGACGAATATTATGCAGTCAGTGGCAGTGGCTATAGTCCGAAAGGAGAGATCAGTCAGGCAATCGATGGTAAGCGAGGAAGTCCTTTTGAGGATGGATTACCTCCAGGTTTAGAACAATGTCTGGTAGCGGGGATACTCTGTAATGATTCTCAGTTAAAGCAAACAGGAGAAGATTGGTCCGTTATCGGAGATCCTACCGAAGGCGCATTGATCGCAGCAGCAGCAAAAGCTAGTCTTAGCCAATCTAGTCTAGCAATTTCACAACCGCGATTAGACGCGATTCCCTTTGAATCTCAATATCAATACATGGCAACTTTACATGATGGGATTGCCCCTGTAATTTACGTAAAGGGATCGGTCGAGTCATTGATGAGTCGTTGTTCTCAGGCGATCGCGACCGATGGTGAGATTATCGCTTTTGAACGCCCGCAGATCGAGCAAGCAGTAGCAATCATGGCACGAAAAGGATTGCGAGTTTTAGCCTTTGCCAAAAAGAAAACGGCTTCTCATCAGCATTCAATAGATCATGATGACATTGCCACAGACTTAATTTTTCTGGGATTACAGGGAATGATCGATCCACCCAGGCCAGAAGCGATCGCAGCGGTTCATGCTTGTCAGACTGCGGGAATTCAGGTAAAAATGATCACTGGCGATCATATCACTACAGCACAAGCGATCGCCCGCAAGATGGGCATCGAAAAGACCAAATGGGTTTTAGCTTTTGAAGGCAAACAGTTAGAGAAAATGAGCGATCGCGAACTCTCTCAAGCAGTTGAAGATGGTTCTGTATTTGCCAGGGTTGCTCCCGCTCAAAAACTCCGATTGGTAGAAGCACTCCAGTCTAAAGGAGAAATTGTCGCGATGACTGGAGATGGGGTCAATGATGCTCCTGCCCTCAAGCAAGCAGATATTGGGATTGCCATGGGAAAAGGAGGAACAGAAGTGGCACGAGAGTCTGCTGATATGCTGCTGACAGATGATAACTTTGCCTCGATTGAAGCTGCGGTCGAAGAAGGACGCACCGTCTACCAAAATCTACGAAAAGCGATCGCCTTTCTTTTACCCGTTAACGGTGGGGAATCAATGACTATTCTGATCAGTGCCTTGTTAGCAAGAGATTTACCTATTCTCTCCCTGCAAGTACTATGGCTTAACATGATTAACTCCATTACTATGACTGTTCCCCTGGCATTTGAACCTAAATCTCAAGGAATGATGGAACAGCCTCCACTCAATCCTAATCAACCCTTGCTCACCCGCAAATTATTTTGGCGAATCTTAGCCGTGTCACTGTTTAACTGGATTTTGATTTTTGGGATGTTTGAGTGGGCTAAATCGACTACAGGAGATATTATGGTTGCTCGCACAATGGCAATCCAATCACTCGTAGCAGCCAGAATTATCTATCTTTTAAGTATCAGTCAATTGGGGACAAGTATAGCTAATTATCTACGAGGGAGAACGACGACGATCGCCCGAGGGGCGGTGGCAGAGCCAATCATCAAAGCACCGATCCTGATTGTCGGTATCATTGCTGCTGTTGCCCTACAAATTGTCTTCAGTCAGTGGGGTGTAATGAATACTCTATTTGAAACAGCACCACTAAATTTCAATCAATGGCTAATTTGTTTACTGCCTATGTTACCGATGATACCGATGGCAGTCTTAGCACATTCGATTGATCCAGCTTAA
- a CDS encoding orange carotenoid-binding protein — protein MSFTLSTPRNIFPHTLSANAVPALIARFNQLSAEDRLAWIWFAYLEIAKTITVAASGAVNMEFAEPTLNEIKKMSFQEQSQVMCDLANHADTTICRTYATWTPNIKLGFWYQLGEWMEQGIVAPIPEGYKLSANANAVLQTLIGLDSGQQITVLHKTIVNMGFDTSKMGEFTRVSEPVAPPTEMSKRTKVAIAGVTNSTVLSYMNLLNANDFDELIKLFTADGALQPPFKRPIVGKDAVLKFFKEECPNLKLAPERGVSEPAGDGYTQIKVTGKVQTPWFGAGVGMNMSWRFLLNSENKIFFVAIDLLASPKELLNLAR, from the coding sequence ATGTCATTTACTCTCAGCACTCCACGGAACATATTTCCCCATACCTTATCTGCTAATGCAGTACCAGCATTAATAGCTCGATTTAATCAACTCAGTGCAGAAGACCGATTAGCCTGGATTTGGTTTGCTTACCTGGAAATAGCTAAAACTATTACCGTTGCTGCTTCAGGAGCTGTAAATATGGAATTTGCCGAGCCTACTCTCAATGAAATCAAAAAAATGAGTTTCCAAGAGCAATCTCAGGTAATGTGCGATTTAGCAAATCATGCAGATACCACAATTTGCCGTACTTATGCTACTTGGACTCCTAATATCAAGCTTGGTTTCTGGTATCAACTAGGAGAATGGATGGAACAGGGAATCGTAGCTCCTATTCCTGAAGGATATAAACTTTCCGCCAATGCCAATGCGGTATTGCAAACACTAATCGGGCTAGATTCGGGTCAACAAATTACGGTACTACATAAAACTATTGTAAATATGGGATTCGATACTAGTAAAATGGGTGAATTTACCAGAGTTAGCGAGCCTGTTGCTCCTCCCACAGAAATGTCTAAGCGAACTAAAGTCGCTATTGCTGGTGTGACCAATTCCACTGTATTGAGCTATATGAACTTGTTGAATGCTAATGATTTTGACGAGTTAATCAAATTATTTACTGCCGATGGTGCATTGCAACCTCCTTTTAAAAGACCAATTGTCGGTAAGGATGCGGTACTAAAATTTTTCAAAGAAGAGTGTCCCAATCTCAAACTAGCTCCAGAGCGCGGTGTTTCTGAACCTGCTGGGGATGGTTATACTCAAATCAAAGTCACAGGAAAAGTCCAAACTCCTTGGTTTGGTGCTGGTGTAGGTATGAATATGTCCTGGCGATTTTTGCTTAATTCGGAAAACAAAATTTTCTTTGTGGCGATCGATCTGTTGGCATCTCCCAAAGAATTACTCAATCTAGCTCGTTAG
- a CDS encoding universal stress protein, whose amino-acid sequence MKFKQRGLEALRSLVQEATTAGVNTEFTQDFGNPGRTICDFAQTWSVETILVGSRGLTGAKEMFLGSVSNYVTHHAPCSVLIVRETLKKHEPKPL is encoded by the coding sequence ATGAAATTTAAACAAAGAGGATTGGAAGCGTTGCGATCGCTTGTCCAAGAAGCAACAACAGCAGGAGTCAATACTGAATTTACTCAAGATTTTGGTAATCCTGGACGTACTATTTGCGATTTTGCTCAAACATGGTCAGTAGAAACGATCTTAGTGGGTAGTAGAGGTCTCACGGGTGCCAAAGAAATGTTTCTGGGCAGCGTGAGTAATTATGTGACCCATCATGCTCCTTGTTCAGTTTTGATTGTACGTGAAACTCTCAAAAAACACGAGCCGAAACCTTTATAA
- a CDS encoding HIT family protein: MDSVFTKIINGKSPAFRLWENDLFIAILDIHPINPGHTLLIPKQQIDDIFDLPDELYNSMWQTVKWLAPHIQQAMESKRIGIAVEGFSVPHVHIHLVPVNSNNELNPERSVSASPEQLSIVQNKICQVINT; the protein is encoded by the coding sequence ATGGATTCAGTTTTTACCAAAATTATTAATGGCAAATCGCCAGCCTTTCGACTTTGGGAAAACGATTTATTTATTGCTATTCTTGATATTCATCCCATTAATCCAGGACATACACTACTAATTCCTAAACAGCAAATAGATGATATTTTTGATTTGCCAGATGAGCTATATAATTCTATGTGGCAAACTGTGAAATGGCTTGCCCCCCATATTCAGCAAGCTATGGAATCTAAGCGTATAGGTATTGCCGTTGAAGGATTTAGTGTTCCCCATGTTCATATTCATCTTGTTCCAGTTAATTCGAATAACGAACTAAATCCAGAACGCTCAGTTTCAGCAAGTCCCGAACAGTTAAGTATTGTCCAGAATAAAATTTGTCAGGTAATTAATACATGA
- a CDS encoding NUDIX hydrolase, with protein sequence MSYIRELRALVGHRPLIVPGAAVLIFDQQNRLLLQHRKDNQSWGLIGGSMEIGESLEETAKREAFEETGLELDELNWFGLFSGQKLIYQYPHGDIIVNVVAAYISRQFRGSPIVNKEEGYEVCFFNLKDLPSDISPPDKPVINEYLRT encoded by the coding sequence ATGAGTTATATTCGCGAACTTCGGGCATTAGTCGGACATCGACCCCTAATTGTTCCTGGTGCTGCCGTGTTAATTTTTGACCAACAAAATCGTCTATTGCTTCAACATCGAAAAGATAATCAATCTTGGGGGTTAATAGGTGGCAGTATGGAGATTGGAGAATCTTTAGAGGAAACTGCTAAACGTGAAGCATTTGAAGAAACTGGCTTAGAGTTAGATGAGCTAAATTGGTTTGGTTTGTTTTCAGGACAAAAACTAATTTATCAATATCCTCATGGAGATATTATTGTCAATGTAGTCGCTGCTTATATATCACGGCAATTTAGAGGTAGCCCTATAGTAAATAAAGAAGAAGGGTATGAAGTGTGCTTCTTTAATTTAAAGGACTTACCTTCAGATATTAGTCCACCAGACAAACCAGTTATCAACGAGTATTTGCGTACCTAA
- a CDS encoding P-II family nitrogen regulator produces MTQQACKLVIVTEKLLLKKIAKIIDEAGASGYTVVDTGGKGSRNVRSSGQPTISDTYSNIKFEVLTRNRDIAVKISDEVAAQFFDDYSGIAYLCDVMEVLHAHKF; encoded by the coding sequence ATGACCCAGCAAGCCTGCAAGCTCGTCATCGTCACGGAAAAGTTGCTGCTGAAAAAGATCGCCAAGATCATCGACGAAGCCGGAGCTAGCGGTTATACGGTGGTGGATACTGGTGGTAAAGGTAGTCGCAACGTGCGCTCGTCGGGACAACCTACCATTTCCGACACCTACTCGAATATAAAGTTCGAGGTGCTCACCCGGAATCGGGATATAGCCGTGAAGATTTCGGATGAGGTCGCAGCGCAGTTTTTCGACGATTATTCGGGCATCGCCTATCTCTGTGACGTGATGGAGGTACTGCACGCGCACAAGTTCTAA
- a CDS encoding sodium-dependent bicarbonate transport family permease translates to MDFLSDFLTLFLDKLQSPTLGFLIGGMVVAAVNSRLQIPDPIYKFIVFMLLIKVGLSGGIAIRNANLVEMLLPALFAMVVGILIVFIGRYTLAKLPKVKTVDAIATAGLFGAVSGSTLAAGLTILETEGIQYEPWAAALYPFMDIPALVTAIVVASVYLSKQRVTADESLSKQEYLSKQRVTAGGYPSKQGITASGYPKRDSASNRVKIWPIIQESLQGSALSALLLGLALGILTRPESVYESFFDPLFRGLLSILMLVMGMEATARIGELRKVGQWYALYAAVAPLLHGFIAFGFGMIAHFTTGFSLGGVVILAVIASSSSDISGPPTLRAGIPSANPSAYIGSSTAVGTPIALAVGIPLFIGLAQALMGS, encoded by the coding sequence GTGGATTTTTTGTCCGATTTCTTGACGCTCTTCCTGGATAAGTTGCAGTCTCCGACACTCGGCTTTCTGATTGGTGGCATGGTCGTTGCTGCCGTCAATAGCCGACTGCAAATTCCAGATCCGATCTATAAGTTCATCGTCTTCATGCTGCTCATAAAAGTCGGCCTGAGCGGCGGCATTGCGATCCGCAATGCCAATCTAGTGGAAATGCTGTTGCCCGCATTGTTCGCCATGGTAGTGGGAATCCTTATCGTGTTCATCGGGCGCTACACATTGGCCAAGCTGCCGAAAGTCAAAACCGTGGATGCCATTGCGACCGCCGGCTTATTCGGGGCCGTGAGTGGTTCTACCCTCGCTGCCGGCCTGACGATACTGGAAACGGAAGGCATCCAATACGAACCCTGGGCCGCCGCACTTTATCCCTTCATGGATATCCCAGCGCTTGTGACTGCGATCGTTGTGGCCAGCGTTTATCTCAGCAAGCAGCGCGTTACCGCAGACGAGTCTCTCAGCAAGCAGGAGTATCTCAGCAAGCAGCGCGTTACCGCAGGCGGGTATCCCAGCAAGCAGGGCATTACCGCAAGCGGGTATCCCAAGCGCGATAGCGCAAGCAATCGGGTCAAGATATGGCCCATCATCCAGGAAAGCCTCCAGGGCTCTGCCCTATCGGCACTGCTGCTGGGCCTCGCTCTAGGCATACTAACCCGACCGGAAAGTGTCTATGAAAGCTTCTTCGATCCCCTCTTCCGCGGCCTGCTTTCGATACTGATGCTGGTAATGGGTATGGAGGCCACGGCAAGGATCGGCGAGCTGCGCAAGGTGGGCCAGTGGTACGCCCTATATGCCGCGGTGGCACCACTGCTGCATGGGTTCATAGCCTTCGGTTTCGGCATGATTGCCCACTTCACCACGGGATTCAGCCTTGGCGGCGTCGTGATCCTGGCCGTCATCGCCTCCTCCAGTTCAGACATCTCAGGGCCGCCCACTTTACGAGCCGGTATCCCTTCGGCCAATCCTTCCGCCTACATCGGCTCGTCCACAGCCGTCGGCACGCCGATTGCACTTGCCGTCGGAATACCGCTCTTCATCGGGCTCGCCCAGGCGCTGATGGGCAGCTAA
- a CDS encoding diflavin flavoprotein, translating into MVAFINTNQTTKPNYRLTLQIVEIESETIAIRCLDWDRDCEASQRHRFDIEFGLQNGTTYNSFIIQGEKLALVDTSHAKFRQLYLELLTGSIDPSQLDYLIISHTEPDHSGLVRDILELAPQVTVVGAKVAIKFLADMVHQPFQHQIVKNGDRLDLGKGHQLEFVSAPNLHWPDTIFTYDYKTQILYTCDAFGMHYCDEPTFDENLELIEADFEYYYDCLMKPNARSVLAAIKRMGKLELDTIATGHGPLLKYHRAELVDRYQQWSQAQTKTETFVALFYAEDYGYSEELARVIAHGISKTEVAIELVDWNNTEPQEARELVAQAAGLVIGMPPQSDSEANTVLNTVLAAAHSKQAIALFESGGGEDEPIYPLRNQFQEIGLTEVFPPILVKEPPNQLIHQVCDEAGIDLGQWLTRDRTIKQIKAIDNSLQKALGRISNGLYIITATKGEIQSAMVASWVIQASLTPLGIAIAVAKDRSMESFLNIGDRFVLNVLEEGNYQHLIKHFLKRFAPGADRFAGIKTVPAANGSPIIAESLAYIECEVTSRLECSDHWIIYSTAQAGRVAKLNVLTAVHHRKVGNYY; encoded by the coding sequence ATGGTTGCATTCATAAATACAAATCAAACTACTAAACCCAATTATAGACTAACTCTACAAATTGTCGAAATTGAATCAGAAACTATTGCTATTCGTTGTCTTGATTGGGATCGCGATTGCGAAGCTAGCCAAAGGCATCGCTTTGATATTGAATTTGGCTTACAAAACGGTACAACCTACAATTCCTTTATCATTCAGGGTGAAAAATTAGCATTAGTTGATACTTCTCATGCTAAGTTTCGTCAGCTCTATCTAGAGTTATTGACAGGTTCAATCGATCCATCGCAACTGGATTACTTAATTATTAGCCATACTGAACCAGATCACAGTGGTCTAGTTAGAGATATTTTAGAGTTAGCCCCCCAGGTCACGGTAGTCGGTGCTAAGGTGGCGATTAAGTTTTTAGCCGACATGGTGCATCAACCTTTTCAGCATCAGATTGTTAAAAATGGCGATCGCCTTGATTTGGGTAAGGGACATCAATTAGAGTTTGTTTCCGCTCCTAATTTACACTGGCCCGATACAATTTTCACTTACGATTACAAAACGCAAATTCTCTATACTTGCGATGCGTTTGGAATGCACTATTGCGATGAGCCTACTTTTGATGAGAATTTAGAATTAATTGAGGCTGACTTTGAGTATTATTATGACTGTTTAATGAAACCCAATGCCCGTTCAGTTTTAGCTGCCATTAAACGAATGGGAAAACTGGAATTGGACACGATCGCTACAGGACATGGTCCTTTACTAAAATACCATCGTGCCGAGTTAGTTGATCGCTATCAGCAATGGAGTCAGGCACAAACCAAAACTGAAACATTTGTCGCCTTGTTTTATGCTGAGGATTATGGCTATAGTGAAGAACTTGCTAGAGTGATCGCTCATGGAATTTCTAAAACAGAAGTTGCCATAGAATTAGTTGATTGGAATAACACAGAACCCCAAGAAGCCAGAGAACTAGTGGCACAAGCAGCAGGTTTAGTTATAGGAATGCCACCCCAATCAGACTCGGAAGCGAATACTGTTCTTAATACCGTCCTGGCAGCAGCACACAGCAAACAAGCGATCGCTTTATTTGAATCCGGCGGTGGAGAAGATGAGCCAATTTATCCTTTGCGGAACCAGTTTCAGGAAATTGGACTAACTGAAGTTTTTCCGCCAATTTTAGTCAAAGAGCCTCCCAATCAACTTATCCATCAAGTATGTGATGAAGCTGGTATAGATCTAGGACAGTGGTTAACTCGCGATCGCACTATTAAACAAATCAAGGCAATTGATAACAGTTTACAGAAAGCCTTAGGCAGAATTAGCAACGGTTTATACATCATTACTGCTACCAAAGGTGAAATTCAAAGTGCGATGGTTGCTTCTTGGGTAATACAAGCTAGTTTAACTCCCTTGGGGATTGCGATCGCAGTGGCTAAAGATCGGTCAATGGAATCATTCCTAAACATCGGCGATCGTTTTGTGTTGAATGTATTAGAAGAAGGAAACTATCAGCATTTAATCAAACATTTTCTTAAACGTTTTGCCCCCGGCGCAGACCGCTTTGCAGGAATCAAAACTGTACCAGCAGCAAATGGTTCACCGATTATCGCCGAATCTTTAGCCTACATTGAATGTGAAGTTACCAGTCGCTTGGAATGCAGCGATCACTGGATTATATATAGTACCGCGCAAGCTGGTAGAGTAGCCAAACTCAACGTCCTGACGGCTGTTCATCATCGCAAAGTAGGAAATTATTATTAA
- a CDS encoding diflavin flavoprotein, producing the protein MVRATIKPTSTKPTSTKPRDVQISEIGANTQVLRSRTWDRLKFEVEYSRQKGTTSNSYLIQADKTALIDPPGQSFTRIYLETLVHLDLKRLDYIILQHVNPNRLATIKILAGYAPHATIICSKLAAKALKGALMFPQWKSRVRVVRDNESLDLGQGHQLRFIRATTPRWVDGLCTYDPQSKILYTDKFFGVHLCDESIFDHNWKELDRDRRFYFDCLHATQTKQLGKALAKFKAFPSKIYAPAHGPLVKYSLSRFNYDYHSWCQQKTSQEFKVVLLYASAYGNTATIANAIAQGLVQSEVAVESINCELASTEEITEAIQTCDGFIIGSPTLGGHAPTQIQTALGIVLANATKTKLAGVFGSYGWSGEAIDQLENKLRDAHYNFGFEPIRVRFSPQANTLEECKQAGREFTQKLKKTKKLRIPRQAVTETQIDRTAQAVGRIIGSICVLTTCNDECHRGVLTSWVSQATFNPPGVMIAVAKEQNAYLISNPGDKFVLNILNEGRSVRKNFSAQNNAPFDSLTTKTANNGCLIIEEALAYLECTVQSYLPSGDRALSNGRADHVLIYAVVERGEILEKNGITAIRHRKSGSRY; encoded by the coding sequence ATGGTACGAGCAACTATTAAACCAACATCTACTAAGCCAACATCTACTAAACCAAGAGACGTTCAAATATCGGAAATTGGTGCAAATACCCAAGTATTGCGATCGCGTACTTGGGATAGACTGAAGTTTGAGGTTGAATACTCTCGTCAAAAAGGTACGACTTCTAATTCCTATTTAATTCAAGCAGATAAAACTGCATTAATCGATCCGCCAGGACAGTCTTTTACTCGGATTTACTTGGAGACGTTAGTACATCTTGATTTAAAAAGATTAGACTATATCATCTTGCAGCACGTTAATCCCAATCGATTAGCAACGATCAAGATATTGGCAGGATACGCTCCCCATGCAACAATAATTTGTTCTAAACTAGCAGCCAAAGCTCTAAAAGGTGCTTTGATGTTTCCTCAATGGAAGTCGCGAGTTCGAGTAGTTAGAGATAATGAGAGTTTAGACTTAGGACAAGGGCATCAACTACGGTTTATTAGAGCGACTACTCCCCGTTGGGTAGATGGTTTATGTACTTACGATCCTCAAAGCAAAATTCTTTATACCGATAAGTTTTTTGGGGTGCATTTGTGCGATGAATCTATATTCGATCATAACTGGAAAGAATTGGATCGAGATCGCCGTTTCTATTTTGATTGTCTTCACGCTACTCAAACCAAACAGTTAGGAAAAGCTTTAGCTAAATTTAAAGCCTTTCCTAGCAAAATATATGCTCCTGCTCACGGTCCGTTAGTTAAATATAGTCTCAGTCGTTTTAACTACGATTATCACTCTTGGTGTCAGCAAAAAACTAGTCAAGAATTTAAAGTTGTTCTGCTTTACGCTTCGGCATACGGTAACACCGCAACGATAGCTAATGCGATCGCCCAGGGATTAGTGCAATCTGAAGTCGCCGTAGAATCAATTAACTGCGAACTTGCTTCCACTGAAGAAATTACCGAAGCAATTCAAACCTGTGATGGTTTTATAATTGGTTCACCGACATTAGGTGGTCACGCACCAACTCAAATTCAAACTGCATTAGGAATCGTGCTAGCTAACGCGACCAAAACAAAACTAGCAGGAGTGTTTGGTTCTTATGGTTGGAGTGGCGAAGCGATCGATCAATTAGAAAATAAACTAAGAGATGCTCATTATAACTTCGGGTTTGAACCAATTCGGGTGCGTTTTAGTCCTCAGGCTAATACTTTAGAGGAATGCAAACAAGCAGGTCGAGAATTCACTCAAAAACTGAAAAAAACCAAAAAACTACGTATCCCTCGCCAAGCCGTAACAGAAACTCAGATTGATCGCACCGCACAAGCAGTGGGGAGAATTATAGGTTCTATTTGCGTTCTAACTACTTGTAATGATGAATGTCATCGTGGTGTGCTGACTTCTTGGGTATCCCAAGCAACTTTTAACCCTCCTGGGGTGATGATTGCAGTTGCTAAGGAACAAAATGCGTACTTGATTAGTAATCCAGGGGATAAATTTGTGCTGAATATTCTCAATGAGGGGAGAAGTGTCAGAAAGAACTTTTCTGCTCAAAATAACGCTCCTTTTGACAGCTTAACCACCAAAACTGCTAATAACGGCTGTTTAATTATTGAAGAAGCTTTAGCGTATTTAGAATGTACTGTCCAAAGTTATTTGCCATCAGGCGATCGCGCGCTGAGCAATGGCAGAGCCGATCACGTTTTAATTTATGCAGTAGTAGAACGTGGTGAAATACTTGAAAAAAATGGAATTACGGCAATTCGACATCGGAAGTCAGGGAGTCGTTATTGA